A single genomic interval of Ruminococcus sp. NK3A76 harbors:
- the thiC gene encoding phosphomethylpyrimidine synthase ThiC — protein sequence MRNYTTQMDAAKRGIITPEMKIVAKKEYRTEEEIRDLVAKGQVAICANKLHTCIDPEGVGSMLRTKINVNLGVSRDCKDYDIEMQKVNAAVDMGAEAIMDLSSHGNTQPFRRKLTSECKAMIGTVPVYDSVIHYQRDLATLTAKDLIDVVRLHAEDGVDFVTLHCGITRKTIEQIKKHKRKMNIVSRGGSLIFAWMSMTGEENPFYEYFDEILDICREYDVTISLGDACRPGCLADASDVCQIEELVRLGELTKRAWAKDVQVMIEGPGHMPLDQIEANMKIQQTICSGAPFYVLGPLVTDIAPGYDHITSAIGGAIAASAGAAFLCYVTPAEHLALPNVDDVKQGIIASKIAAHAADIAKHIPHARDIDDKMADARRNFEWDKQWECSIDPETAKAIRDSRAPEHDDTCSMCGKFCAVRSMNKALAGEMVDIL from the coding sequence AGAGACCTCGTTGCTAAAGGTCAGGTGGCTATATGCGCTAACAAGCTGCACACCTGTATCGACCCTGAGGGCGTAGGCTCGATGCTGCGCACAAAGATAAACGTAAACCTCGGCGTTTCAAGAGACTGCAAGGATTACGATATCGAGATGCAGAAGGTAAACGCTGCCGTTGATATGGGTGCCGAGGCTATCATGGATCTCTCGTCGCACGGCAACACACAGCCATTCCGCCGCAAGCTCACAAGTGAGTGCAAGGCTATGATAGGCACAGTGCCGGTTTACGACAGCGTTATACACTATCAGCGTGACCTTGCAACACTCACAGCAAAGGACCTTATCGACGTTGTAAGGCTCCACGCAGAGGACGGTGTTGACTTTGTTACCCTTCACTGCGGCATAACAAGAAAGACTATCGAGCAGATAAAGAAGCACAAGCGCAAGATGAACATCGTATCCCGTGGCGGCTCGCTTATCTTTGCATGGATGAGCATGACAGGCGAGGAGAACCCGTTCTATGAATACTTCGATGAGATACTTGACATCTGCCGTGAGTATGACGTGACTATATCTCTTGGCGATGCCTGCCGCCCCGGCTGCCTTGCCGATGCGAGCGACGTATGCCAGATAGAGGAGCTTGTGCGTCTCGGCGAGCTTACAAAGCGTGCGTGGGCAAAGGACGTTCAGGTAATGATAGAAGGCCCCGGCCATATGCCGCTTGACCAGATAGAGGCTAACATGAAGATACAGCAGACTATCTGCTCGGGTGCGCCTTTCTATGTTCTCGGGCCGCTCGTTACTGATATCGCTCCCGGCTACGACCACATCACATCTGCCATAGGCGGTGCGATAGCAGCATCAGCAGGCGCTGCATTCCTCTGCTACGTTACCCCGGCCGAGCACCTTGCACTGCCGAATGTTGACGACGTAAAGCAGGGCATAATCGCATCTAAGATAGCAGCTCACGCAGCCGACATTGCAAAGCATATCCCCCACGCAAGAGATATCGACGACAAAATGGCCGACGCAAGGCGCAACTTTGAATGGGACAAGCAGTGGGAGTGTTCTATTGACCCCGAAACTGCAAAGGCTATCCGTGACAGCCGTGCCCCCGAGCATGACGACACCTGCTCGATGTGCGGTAAGTTCTGTGCTGTAAGAAGCATGAACAAGGCACTTGCAGGCGAGATGGTAGACATTCTCTGA